One genomic region from Streptomyces sp. NBC_00457 encodes:
- the hemE gene encoding uroporphyrinogen decarboxylase — MSVNDSPAGKQPTVTYDSAFMRACRRESVPHTPVWFMRQAGRSLPEYRKVREGIPMLESCMRPDLVTEITLQPVRRHNVDAAIYFSDIVVPLKAIGLDLDIKPGVGPVVEQPIRTRADLARLRDLTPEDVGYVTEAIGLLTHELGSTPLIGFAGAPFTLASYLVEGGPSRTYENAKAMMYGDPELWADLLDRLADITAAFLKVQIEAGASAVQLFDSWVGALAPADYRRSVMPASAKVFEAVAGYGVPRIHFGVGTGELLKLMGEAGADVVGVDWRVPLDEAARRVGPGKALQGNLDPTVLFASTEAVETKTREVLDAAAGLQGHVFNLGHGVMPNTDPDALTRLVEYVHTHTAR; from the coding sequence GTGAGCGTCAATGACAGCCCTGCGGGCAAGCAGCCGACGGTGACGTATGACTCCGCCTTCATGAGGGCGTGCAGGCGGGAGAGTGTGCCGCATACGCCGGTGTGGTTCATGCGGCAGGCCGGGCGCTCGCTGCCGGAGTACCGCAAGGTGCGTGAGGGCATTCCGATGCTCGAGTCCTGTATGCGACCGGACCTGGTCACCGAGATCACGCTGCAGCCGGTGCGCCGGCACAACGTGGACGCGGCGATCTACTTCAGCGACATCGTCGTCCCGCTCAAGGCGATCGGCCTCGACCTCGACATCAAGCCCGGGGTCGGCCCGGTCGTCGAGCAGCCGATCCGCACCCGCGCCGACCTGGCCCGGCTGCGGGACCTGACCCCCGAGGACGTCGGTTACGTCACCGAGGCCATCGGCCTGCTGACGCACGAGCTCGGCTCGACTCCCCTCATCGGTTTCGCCGGGGCGCCGTTCACCCTCGCGAGCTACCTCGTCGAGGGCGGCCCGTCCCGGACGTACGAGAACGCCAAGGCGATGATGTACGGCGACCCCGAGCTGTGGGCCGACCTGCTCGACCGCCTCGCGGACATCACGGCCGCCTTCCTGAAGGTGCAGATCGAGGCGGGCGCCTCAGCGGTCCAGCTGTTCGACTCCTGGGTCGGCGCGCTCGCCCCCGCCGACTACCGGCGCTCGGTCATGCCCGCCTCGGCGAAGGTGTTCGAGGCGGTCGCCGGGTACGGGGTGCCGCGCATCCACTTCGGTGTCGGCACCGGCGAGCTGCTGAAGCTGATGGGCGAGGCCGGCGCGGACGTCGTGGGCGTCGACTGGCGCGTCCCGCTGGACGAGGCCGCCCGCCGCGTCGGCCCCGGCAAGGCGCTCCAGGGCAACCTCGACCCGACCGTTCTGTTCGCCTCCACGGAAGCCGTCGAGACCAAGACCCGCGAGGTCCTCGACGCGGCGGCCGGCCTTCAGGGGCATGTCTTCAACCTCGGCCACGGCGTCATGCCGAACACCGACCCGGACGCGCTGACCCGCCTCGTGGAGTACGTCCACACCCACACCGCCCGCTGA
- a CDS encoding rhomboid family intramembrane serine protease, translating to MVIPVHDVNPTRRTPWVTYALIATNVVVFLSMPGIAGSVAGESSLAQLCHLQAFLDHYAAVPRELIHHQLPQLVPTGDVAVGRQGPGCVVGPPSYDKSPELSVLTAMFLHGSWLHLLGNMLFLLIFGNNIEDRMGHVRFTLFYGVCGYAASYGFALLNADSGEPLIGASGAIAGVLGAYLVLYPKARVWVLVPFLIFLPLRLPAWLVLGFWFVLQAVYSSGEGISDAGTVAYAAHIVGFLAGMLLAWPLKQGTPPPPEPRGLLFGRRARPRHTW from the coding sequence GTGGTCATCCCCGTCCATGACGTGAACCCGACGCGCCGCACCCCTTGGGTGACGTACGCGCTGATCGCGACGAACGTGGTCGTCTTCCTGTCCATGCCGGGCATAGCCGGCTCCGTGGCGGGAGAGAGCAGCCTGGCCCAGCTCTGCCACCTCCAGGCCTTCCTCGACCACTACGCGGCGGTGCCAAGGGAGTTGATCCACCATCAGCTGCCCCAGCTGGTGCCCACCGGTGACGTCGCCGTCGGCCGGCAGGGACCAGGCTGCGTCGTCGGCCCACCGTCCTACGACAAGTCGCCGGAACTGAGCGTCCTCACGGCGATGTTCCTGCACGGCAGCTGGCTGCACCTGCTCGGCAACATGCTCTTCCTGCTGATCTTCGGCAACAACATCGAGGACCGCATGGGCCATGTGCGGTTCACGCTCTTCTACGGCGTCTGCGGCTACGCGGCGTCGTACGGCTTCGCGCTCCTCAACGCCGACTCCGGCGAACCGCTGATCGGCGCGTCCGGGGCGATCGCCGGGGTGCTGGGCGCCTATCTGGTGCTGTATCCGAAGGCCCGCGTCTGGGTCCTCGTGCCCTTCCTGATCTTCCTGCCGCTGCGGCTGCCCGCCTGGCTGGTGCTGGGCTTCTGGTTCGTGCTCCAGGCCGTGTACTCGTCCGGCGAGGGCATCTCCGACGCGGGCACGGTGGCGTACGCGGCGCACATCGTCGGCTTCCTCGCCGGCATGCTGCTCGCCTGGCCGCTCAAGCAGGGCACCCCACCGCCACCGGAGCCGCGCGGCCTGCTGTTCGGCAGGCGGGCCCGGCCCCGGCACACGTGGTGA
- a CDS encoding DUF4349 domain-containing protein: MRTRRSVRPVPALAGILLAAALALTGCTGADDSAGGDSLADKAAAPNAQEGAAGTESDASGAKADAPPKLSASHIIRTASLTVQVKDVPKALDEARTTAENAGGYVGNETTTRDEKGNERTRVVLRVPVDQYAEVLTDLEGAGKLLDRTAKAQDVTEQVVDVESRIKSQRASVARIRELMDQATRLSDVVTLEGELSTRQADLESLLAQQTSLKDRTTLATITLSLSETPVKKEAAKDDDPGFVDALTGGWDAFVSVLRWIGVVIAAVLPFAAAAALLVLLWLRLIRPRLPRRPAPAPAMSALGPIPTAHPAPERPRGEDED, translated from the coding sequence ATGCGCACACGACGTTCCGTACGACCAGTTCCGGCGCTGGCCGGCATCCTGCTGGCCGCCGCCCTCGCGCTGACGGGCTGCACCGGCGCGGATGACAGCGCCGGCGGCGACAGTTTGGCCGACAAGGCCGCCGCGCCGAACGCCCAGGAGGGCGCCGCGGGCACCGAAAGCGACGCGAGCGGCGCCAAGGCCGACGCCCCGCCCAAACTGTCCGCGAGCCACATCATCCGCACGGCCTCACTGACCGTGCAGGTCAAGGACGTCCCGAAGGCCCTGGACGAGGCCCGTACGACCGCCGAGAACGCGGGTGGCTACGTCGGCAACGAGACCACCACCCGCGACGAGAAGGGCAACGAACGCACCCGTGTGGTCCTGCGCGTACCCGTCGATCAGTACGCGGAGGTCCTCACCGATCTGGAGGGCGCGGGCAAGCTCCTCGACCGCACGGCGAAGGCGCAGGACGTCACCGAGCAGGTCGTCGACGTGGAGAGCCGCATCAAGTCGCAGCGCGCCAGCGTCGCCCGGATCCGCGAGCTGATGGACCAGGCGACCAGGCTCAGCGATGTGGTCACCCTGGAGGGCGAGTTGAGCACCCGCCAGGCCGACCTGGAGTCCCTCCTCGCCCAGCAGACGTCCCTGAAGGACCGCACGACTCTGGCCACCATCACGCTCTCCCTCTCGGAGACGCCCGTGAAGAAGGAGGCCGCCAAGGACGACGACCCCGGGTTCGTGGACGCGCTCACGGGCGGCTGGGACGCGTTCGTGTCGGTGCTGCGCTGGATCGGCGTGGTGATCGCGGCGGTGCTGCCGTTCGCCGCGGCGGCGGCCCTGCTCGTCCTGCTCTGGCTGCGCCTGATCCGCCCCCGGCTGCCCCGTCGCCCGGCCCCCGCGCCCGCGATGAGCGCGCTGGGCCCGATCCCGACGGCGCACCCGGCACCGGAGCGCCCCCGCGGAGAGGACGAGGACTGA
- a CDS encoding DUF3000 domain-containing protein has product MDDAKEGAAHEPTAPPPFRAAVDALRTARLRPQVEVEPTRAPQRLAPFAHALEATVVDGDQDLADGRLVLLHDPAGHDAWRGTFRLVTLVRAELEQEMAADPLLPEVCWSWLTGALQARGLTYGEPSGTVTRASSHYFGGLAERPSASQIEIRASWTPREGLGGVPDAAAHLASWCDLLAQVAGLPPAGPGDASVVTLPQRRGPQSR; this is encoded by the coding sequence ATGGACGACGCGAAGGAGGGCGCTGCGCATGAACCCACCGCTCCGCCACCCTTCCGCGCCGCCGTCGACGCGCTGCGCACCGCCCGGCTGCGGCCGCAGGTCGAGGTCGAGCCGACGCGCGCGCCCCAGCGCCTGGCCCCCTTCGCCCACGCACTGGAGGCCACGGTCGTCGACGGCGACCAGGATCTGGCCGACGGCCGCCTGGTGCTGCTGCACGACCCGGCCGGACACGACGCCTGGCGGGGCACCTTCCGGCTGGTGACGCTGGTGCGCGCGGAACTGGAACAGGAGATGGCCGCCGATCCGCTGCTGCCCGAGGTGTGCTGGTCGTGGCTGACCGGCGCGCTGCAGGCGCGCGGACTGACGTACGGCGAGCCGAGCGGCACCGTCACGCGGGCGAGCTCGCACTACTTCGGCGGCCTCGCCGAGCGCCCGTCGGCCTCGCAGATCGAGATCCGCGCCTCCTGGACGCCGCGTGAGGGCCTGGGCGGCGTCCCGGACGCGGCGGCTCACCTGGCGTCCTGGTGCGATCTGCTCGCCCAGGTCGCCGGCCTGCCGCCGGCCGGTCCGGGCGACGCTTCGGTGGTGACCCTGCCGCAGCGGCGGGGACCGCAGTCACGCTGA
- a CDS encoding FAD-dependent oxidoreductase, producing MNMSAAGSARERLVVIGGDAAGMSAASQARRLKGPDELEIVAFERGHFTSYSACGIPYWVGGDVPDRAQLIARTPEEHRARGIDLRLRTEVTEIDVDRQRLRARDVDSGAESWTSYDKLVIATGARPIRPDMPGADAPGVHGVQTLDDGQALIDTLARTRGCIDHAPTERQSLCRDHDRAQPSGPPRARGLDTGALLRRGRAVVVGAGYIGVEMAEALINRGYEVTVVNRGSEPMSTLDPDMGRLVHEAMEGLGITMVNDAAVTKILTGDDGHVRAVATEAAEYPADVVVLGIGVRPETTLAAQAGLPLGTHGGLLTDLSMRVRGHADIWAGGDCVEVLDLVSGQERHIALGTHANKHGQIIGTNIGGGYATFPGVVGTAVSKVCDLEIARTGLREKDARRAGLQFTSVTIESTSRAGYYPDSNPMTVKMLAERRTGRLLGVQIVGREGAGKRVDIAAVALTARMTVEQMTALDLGYAPPFSPVWDPVLVAARKASKAVQQHA from the coding sequence ATGAACATGAGCGCTGCAGGGAGTGCACGGGAACGACTGGTCGTGATCGGCGGCGACGCCGCGGGGATGTCCGCGGCGTCGCAGGCCCGCCGCCTCAAGGGCCCGGACGAGCTGGAGATCGTGGCCTTCGAACGCGGCCACTTCACCTCGTACTCGGCGTGCGGCATCCCCTACTGGGTCGGCGGCGACGTCCCCGACCGGGCCCAGCTGATCGCCCGCACCCCCGAGGAGCACCGCGCCCGCGGCATCGACCTGCGCCTGCGTACCGAGGTCACGGAGATCGACGTCGACCGACAGCGCCTACGCGCGCGTGACGTCGATTCCGGCGCCGAGTCCTGGACGTCGTACGACAAACTCGTGATCGCCACCGGCGCCCGCCCGATCCGCCCCGACATGCCGGGCGCCGACGCCCCCGGCGTCCACGGAGTCCAGACCCTCGACGACGGCCAGGCCCTCATCGACACGCTGGCACGCACGCGTGGCTGTATTGATCACGCGCCTACGGAGCGCCAAAGCCTGTGTCGAGACCACGACCGTGCTCAGCCCTCCGGGCCTCCGCGCGCTCGTGGTCTCGACACAGGCGCGCTCCTCCGGCGCGGGCGCGCCGTGGTCGTCGGCGCGGGCTACATCGGCGTCGAGATGGCCGAGGCCCTCATCAACCGCGGCTACGAGGTGACGGTCGTCAACCGCGGCAGCGAGCCCATGTCCACCCTCGACCCGGACATGGGCCGCCTGGTGCACGAGGCCATGGAGGGCCTCGGCATCACCATGGTCAACGACGCGGCGGTCACCAAGATCCTCACCGGCGACGACGGCCACGTGCGCGCGGTGGCCACGGAGGCCGCCGAATACCCGGCGGACGTGGTCGTCCTGGGCATCGGCGTCCGCCCGGAGACCACCCTCGCCGCCCAGGCAGGCCTCCCCCTAGGCACCCACGGAGGCCTGCTGACCGACCTCTCGATGCGCGTACGCGGCCACGCCGACATCTGGGCCGGCGGTGACTGCGTAGAAGTCCTCGACCTGGTCTCCGGTCAGGAACGCCACATCGCGTTGGGCACCCACGCCAACAAACACGGCCAGATCATCGGCACCAACATCGGCGGCGGCTACGCCACCTTCCCCGGCGTCGTCGGCACAGCCGTCAGCAAGGTCTGCGACCTGGAAATCGCCCGCACCGGCCTCCGCGAAAAAGACGCCCGCCGAGCAGGCCTCCAATTCACCTCGGTAACCATCGAATCCACCAGCCGCGCCGGCTACTACCCCGACTCCAACCCCATGACAGTCAAAATGCTCGCCGAACGCCGCACCGGCCGCCTCCTGGGCGTCCAGATCGTCGGCAGAGAGGGCGCAGGCAAGAGGGTCGACATCGCAGCAGTAGCCCTCACAGCACGCATGACAGTGGAACAAATGACGGCCTTGGACCTCGGCTACGCGCCCCCGTTCTCCCCAGTCTGGGACCCGGTACTAGTAGCAGCCAGAAAGGCATCAAAGGCGGTACAACAGCATGCCTAA
- the hemG gene encoding protoporphyrinogen oxidase produces the protein MRETESRTGVGQVVVIGGGVAGLAAAHRLVRGGARVTVLEASDRVGGKLLPGEIAGARVDFGAESMLARRPEAVALAREVGLADRLQPPATASAAIWTRGALRPMPKGHVMGVPGTASALTGVLSDEGLRRIERDADLPRTEVGEDVAVGAYVAERLGREVVDRLVEPLLGGVYAGDAYRISMRSAVPQLFQAARTHHSLTEGVREIQAKAAAAQQTGPVFMGIEGGVGSLPLAVAESVRERGGEIVTGAAVTELRRESSGGWRVVTGDRVLHADAVIVAVPAPVAADLLRAEAPAAAAELSAVEYASMALVTLAYRRAETVLPEGSGFLVPPVDGRTIKASTFASQKWGWIADRNPDLVVLRTSVGRYGETEILQRADDELVDVSRHDLKAATGLDATPVETRVTRWDDGLPQYPVGHHARVARIREHVAKLSGLAVCGAQYDGVGIPACIASAYAAADQIHGDLRAVQDLTAHPVQSLHGGAGE, from the coding sequence ATGCGCGAAACGGAGAGTCGTACGGGTGTGGGGCAGGTCGTCGTCATCGGGGGCGGCGTCGCCGGGCTGGCCGCTGCCCATCGGCTGGTGCGGGGTGGGGCGCGCGTGACCGTTCTGGAGGCGTCGGACCGGGTCGGTGGCAAGCTGCTGCCCGGTGAGATCGCGGGCGCGCGGGTGGACTTCGGCGCCGAGTCGATGCTTGCGCGCCGCCCCGAGGCGGTGGCCCTCGCCCGCGAGGTGGGGCTGGCCGACCGCCTTCAGCCGCCCGCCACCGCGTCCGCCGCGATCTGGACGCGCGGCGCCCTGCGCCCGATGCCCAAGGGGCACGTCATGGGCGTCCCCGGCACCGCCTCCGCCCTGACCGGCGTCCTCTCCGACGAGGGCCTGCGCCGCATCGAGCGCGACGCCGACCTGCCGCGCACCGAGGTGGGGGAGGACGTGGCCGTCGGGGCGTATGTGGCCGAGCGGCTGGGCCGTGAGGTCGTCGACCGCCTGGTGGAGCCCCTGCTGGGCGGTGTCTACGCGGGCGACGCCTACCGCATCTCGATGCGCTCCGCGGTCCCCCAGCTCTTCCAGGCGGCCCGGACGCACCACTCGCTCACGGAGGGGGTCCGCGAGATCCAGGCGAAGGCGGCCGCCGCCCAGCAGACGGGACCCGTCTTCATGGGCATCGAGGGCGGAGTGGGCAGCCTGCCGCTCGCGGTGGCGGAGTCGGTGCGGGAGCGGGGCGGCGAGATCGTCACCGGGGCGGCCGTCACGGAGCTGCGCCGGGAGTCCTCCGGTGGGTGGCGGGTCGTCACCGGCGACCGTGTCCTGCACGCCGACGCGGTGATCGTCGCCGTACCCGCTCCTGTCGCCGCCGACCTTTTGCGCGCCGAGGCCCCCGCCGCCGCGGCCGAGCTCTCCGCCGTCGAGTACGCCTCCATGGCGCTGGTCACCCTCGCCTACCGCCGCGCCGAGACCGTGCTCCCCGAAGGCAGCGGGTTCCTCGTGCCGCCGGTCGACGGGCGCACCATCAAGGCGTCCACCTTCGCCTCGCAGAAGTGGGGCTGGATCGCCGACCGGAACCCGGACCTCGTCGTGCTGCGCACCTCCGTCGGGCGGTATGGAGAGACCGAGATCCTCCAGCGGGCGGACGACGAGCTGGTGGACGTGTCCCGGCACGACCTCAAGGCGGCGACCGGTCTCGACGCGACCCCCGTCGAGACCCGGGTCACTCGGTGGGACGACGGCCTGCCCCAGTACCCCGTCGGCCACCACGCGCGCGTGGCCCGCATCCGCGAGCACGTGGCCAAGCTGTCGGGCCTGGCGGTGTGCGGCGCGCAGTACGACGGCGTCGGCATCCCGGCGTGCATCGCCAGCGCGTACGCGGCGGCCGACCAGATCCACGGTGACCTGCGCGCTGTGCAGGACCTCACCGCCCACCCGGTGCAGAGCCTGCACGGCGGAGCGGGAGAATGA